A single Crateriforma conspicua DNA region contains:
- a CDS encoding OB-fold-containig protein — protein sequence MSESIIQFLERLFVGPVWPASVMVGVMLIYAIVVAFGLLDFDFGLGADIDPDAMEMDAGDIDLGDADASMETEIPAGDAAWQSAADGGTVSGLGAMTVRWLNLGKIPLVIWCSVFTSLFWAVSYAMWYGYDQDHFAPALIPTLLLTTRNVVLATLATKVLTDRLGFLSRRGPTYEAARLIGKTCRVSTSEVSPTFGQGEFTTDAAPLLLNIRTTEGTVPRDGIVRIIDFDSDRRIYTVTTADANAAQD from the coding sequence ATGTCCGAATCGATCATCCAATTCCTGGAACGACTATTCGTCGGACCGGTCTGGCCGGCATCGGTCATGGTCGGCGTGATGCTGATCTATGCCATTGTCGTTGCGTTCGGCCTGCTGGACTTTGATTTCGGGCTGGGTGCCGACATCGATCCGGATGCAATGGAAATGGACGCCGGCGACATCGATCTCGGTGACGCCGATGCTTCGATGGAAACGGAGATTCCCGCCGGTGATGCCGCCTGGCAATCCGCCGCCGATGGCGGCACGGTCAGCGGCTTGGGTGCGATGACGGTCCGTTGGCTGAACCTGGGCAAAATCCCTTTGGTGATTTGGTGTTCGGTGTTCACGTCATTGTTTTGGGCCGTCAGTTACGCGATGTGGTACGGCTATGACCAAGACCATTTCGCACCGGCGCTGATCCCGACATTGTTGCTGACGACTCGCAACGTGGTCCTGGCAACACTGGCGACCAAGGTTCTGACCGATCGACTTGGTTTTCTGTCGCGACGCGGTCCGACGTACGAAGCCGCTCGATTGATCGGCAAAACGTGTCGCGTGTCCACCAGTGAAGTTTCGCCGACCTTTGGCCAAGGCGAATTCACAACCGACGCGGCGCCGTTGCTGTTGAACATCCGCACCACCGAAGGCACGGTCCCACGTGACGGCATCGTGCGGATCATTGATTTTGATTCCGACCGACGCATCTACACCGTCACGACCGCCGATGCGAACGCGGCCCAAGATTAA
- a CDS encoding site-2 protease family protein → MLERRLRLGTFFGIDLFVHWTFGLLIAYMVATSWSEGPLGVVYSVARLFGVFLCVTLHEYGHALTARIFHVPTVDITLLPIGGVARLKQMPRVPWQELLVAVAGPAVNVVIAGLLILGIYAFTGGDLGIRLGWDTQSQIELSDLLIEPSIWGFVLTMLLVNIMLIVFNMIPAFPMDGGRVLRSGLAMLMSYRRATFIASRIGLLCAALMAFYALQVGAFMPVFIAAFIAFAGMNEARQVDVMESVRGLCVDDVMVRGVAGIPMDTPLGRVAFDWKNNTAATQPVVSRIGTVVGVVRLKDVGEAIEQRVDPMTPIGGLADHSITPATLDEDLETILLSGDRNQRAIPVVDDGGILIGMLDLDTLLLRGTLKSIVPAAAVTSPISAADPTGVESLGPYDPPPNHPPQFDALS, encoded by the coding sequence GTGCTGGAACGACGCCTGCGACTGGGAACCTTTTTCGGGATCGATCTGTTCGTCCACTGGACGTTCGGATTGTTGATCGCGTACATGGTCGCCACGTCCTGGTCCGAAGGCCCCTTGGGCGTTGTCTACAGCGTCGCCCGTCTGTTCGGCGTCTTCTTGTGCGTGACGCTGCATGAATACGGTCACGCATTGACCGCCCGAATCTTTCATGTGCCCACGGTGGACATCACGCTGTTGCCGATCGGTGGCGTGGCCCGTTTGAAGCAGATGCCGCGTGTGCCTTGGCAAGAATTATTGGTCGCGGTGGCCGGCCCGGCGGTGAACGTGGTCATTGCCGGTTTGCTGATCCTGGGGATCTATGCCTTTACCGGCGGCGATCTGGGAATCCGCTTGGGATGGGACACCCAATCACAGATCGAACTGAGTGATCTGTTGATCGAGCCATCGATTTGGGGATTCGTTCTGACCATGTTGCTGGTCAACATCATGCTGATCGTGTTCAACATGATTCCTGCGTTTCCGATGGACGGCGGCCGTGTTTTGCGAAGCGGTCTGGCGATGTTGATGTCTTACCGCCGCGCGACGTTTATCGCGTCGCGGATCGGATTGTTGTGTGCCGCGCTGATGGCGTTCTATGCGTTGCAGGTGGGCGCTTTCATGCCGGTGTTCATCGCCGCCTTCATCGCCTTTGCTGGAATGAACGAAGCACGACAAGTCGACGTGATGGAATCCGTGCGTGGTCTGTGCGTGGACGATGTGATGGTCCGCGGTGTGGCTGGCATTCCGATGGACACGCCACTGGGTCGCGTTGCGTTCGATTGGAAAAACAACACGGCGGCGACCCAACCGGTCGTTTCACGAATCGGTACCGTGGTCGGTGTGGTGCGTTTGAAAGACGTCGGGGAAGCGATCGAACAACGCGTCGACCCGATGACGCCGATCGGCGGCTTGGCGGACCATTCAATCACACCCGCGACGCTGGACGAAGACTTGGAAACGATTCTGTTGTCCGGTGACCGCAACCAACGTGCGATCCCCGTGGTCGATGACGGGGGCATTTTGATCGGCATGCTGGATCTGGACACGCTGCTGCTGCGTGGAACGTTGAAATCCATCGTTCCCGCGGCGGCCGTGACGTCGCCGATTTCTGCGGCCGACCCCACCGGCGTTGAAAGCCTGGGACCCTACGATCCGCCGCCAAACCATCCCCCCCAGTTCGACGCACTGTCGTGA
- a CDS encoding RbsD/FucU family protein: MLRSRLIHPQINAVLAAAGHHSTILIADGNYPALNKRGPNAELVSLNLMPGLVTCDQILQAVLSAVPVERIQTMQTETEGPYALDGDPPVWEDYRKSIRDAGLDLQIEPIEKWDFYKAVETPDHVLTIQSGDQQRYANILLSIGVRMD, translated from the coding sequence ATGTTGCGATCCCGCCTGATCCATCCCCAGATCAACGCCGTCCTGGCCGCCGCCGGGCACCACAGCACCATCTTGATCGCCGACGGCAACTACCCTGCCCTGAACAAACGTGGCCCCAACGCCGAATTGGTCAGTTTGAATCTGATGCCGGGGTTGGTCACCTGCGATCAGATCCTACAGGCGGTCTTGTCGGCCGTCCCGGTGGAGCGGATCCAGACGATGCAGACCGAAACCGAAGGCCCCTATGCGTTGGACGGCGATCCGCCGGTCTGGGAAGACTATCGAAAGTCGATCCGGGACGCCGGATTGGATTTACAGATCGAGCCGATCGAAAAGTGGGATTTCTACAAAGCCGTCGAAACTCCCGATCACGTGCTGACGATCCAAAGTGGCGACCAACAGCGGTACGCCAACATTTTGCTGTCCATCGGCGTCCGCATGGACTGA